CCATATACACAATCAAAAGCATACGAAGCTTTTTTCAGTATTGGCTCTAAAATCTCTCTATCACAAGGTAAGTATTCATCTTTTAATCCAGCGCTTGTTGAGTTTACTACTAAATCATAATCTTCTGCTTGAAAATCATCCCAAGAATAAGCAAGGATATTCTCTTTTTTAAAGAAATCAAGTTTTCCTTCACTTCTATTTAACACAGTTACTTTAATACCTTTTTCTTGAAGTGCTAAAGCAATAGCTTTTGCAGTACCTCCTGCCCCTAAAAGTAGGACATTTTTTACAGTACCAAAAGATTCAATTGCTTTTATAAAACCTGGAGCATCTGTATTATAAGCAATAACTTTTCCATTTTCATTTATATAAGTATTTACAGCTTCTATTTTTTGTGCTATTCCTCTAACTTCATCTGCATTTCTATATGCAAACTCTTTATGAGGGACAGTAATATTTGCACCTTTATAGTTGCTTTGTAAAAAAACTTCTTTTATTTTATTTCCATCTTCAAGATGATGTTTTTGATATAGTCCATTAAAGTTGATTTCTTTTAAACCTGCATTTTGCATTTGAGGTGATTTTGAATGTTCAACTGGGTTTCCAAATATTGCAAATAAATTTTTATTTTCACTCATACTTATCCTTTATTATGGGGATTTTATCAGAAATAATATTAGAATAGATTAAAGTTTAATCTTCACATAGTAAAATAAAAAAGAAATAACTACTAGGAAAAATTATGTCAAAAATTGAATATTTTTTTACAGATAA
This sequence is a window from Halarcobacter bivalviorum. Protein-coding genes within it:
- a CDS encoding shikimate dehydrogenase, whose amino-acid sequence is MSENKNLFAIFGNPVEHSKSPQMQNAGLKEINFNGLYQKHHLEDGNKIKEVFLQSNYKGANITVPHKEFAYRNADEVRGIAQKIEAVNTYINENGKVIAYNTDAPGFIKAIESFGTVKNVLLLGAGGTAKAIALALQEKGIKVTVLNRSEGKLDFFKKENILAYSWDDFQAEDYDLVVNSTSAGLKDEYLPCDREILEPILKKASYAFDCVYGKITPFLALARENNCEIKDGEDMLLFQGLLAFELFTNTKADNSVLEAMRKGLRGE